In Zingiber officinale cultivar Zhangliang chromosome 6A, Zo_v1.1, whole genome shotgun sequence, a single genomic region encodes these proteins:
- the LOC121994764 gene encoding uncharacterized protein LOC121994764: MPNQAQNRDGEEATKKVEETLQVLPQNQTIPFPQKLITSQKDEEFNHFLKKIKEICIEVPLIDALHQMLKFVKFLKGILSIRRQKGNFETIALTENCSALLMANSPPKLQDPGSFSIPCKIRSELIPRAFYDLGASISLLPYSLCKKLGLQNIKLTTMALQLTNHSCRYPMEIVEDVPVEDVQSLHELAVSISWARRHRRNRKIER, translated from the exons ATGCCCAATCAGGCTCAAAACAGGGATGGAGAGGAGGCTACTAAAAAGGTTGAAGAAACTCTTCAAGTTCTCCCACAGAATCAGACGATTCCTTTCCCTCAGAAACTAATAACCTcccagaaggatgaagagttcaaccaCTTCCTGAAGAAGATCAAGGAAATCTGCATAGAAGTGccactgatagatgcactgcaccaaatgTTGAAGTTTGTGAAGTTCTTAAAGGGTATTTTATCTATCAGGAGGCAGAAGGGCAACTTCGAGACCATAGCATTAACAGAGAATTGCAGCGCTCTCCTTATGGCAAATTCTCCACCAAAGCTTCAggatccaggaagtttctctATACCGTGCAAAATTAGATCTGAACTGATACCGAGAGCTTTCTACGACTTGGGAGCCAGCATTAGCCTACTTCCATACTCTTTATGTAAGAAGCTGGGCctccagaacattaaactgacCACTATGGCACTGCAACTAACTAACCATTCATGCAGATACCCAATGGAAATAgtggaagatgtgccagtagaa gatgtgcagagcCTCCACGAGCTGGCCGTGAGCATTTCATGGGCGAGGAGGCATCGAAGGAACCGAAAGATCGAAAGGTGA